A portion of the Salminus brasiliensis chromosome 11, fSalBra1.hap2, whole genome shotgun sequence genome contains these proteins:
- the hs2st1a gene encoding heparan sulfate 2-O-sulfotransferase 1, with protein sequence MALWRMMMPPKYQLLALLAFAVAMVFLENQIQKLEESRGKLELAIARHEVREVDERRVQEGVREALLDEEEDIVVIYNRVPKTASTSFTNIAYDLCSRNHYHVLHINTTKNNPVMSLQDQVRFVKNVTSWKEMKPAFYHGHVSFLDFTKFGVPKKPVYINIIRDPIERLVSYYYFLRFGDDYRPGLRRRKQGDKKTFDECVAAGGSDCAPEKLWLQIPFFCGHYSECWNIGSRWALEQAKYNLVNEYMLVGVTEELEDFVMMLEAILPRFFKGATELYRTGKKSHLRKTTEKKPPTKESIARLQQSAIWKMENEFYEFALEQFQFARAHAVREKDGELYLLAQNFFYEKIYPKTT encoded by the exons ATGGCGCTTTGGAGGATGATGATGCCGCCCAAGTATCAGCTGCTGGCGCTGCTGGCGTTCGCGGTGGCCATGGTGTTCTTGGAGAATCAGATCCAGAAGCTGGAGGAGTCGAGGGGAAAGCTGG AACTTGCCATAGCCAGACATGAGGTGCGTGAGGTTGACGAGCGGCGCGTTCAGGAGGGCGTGAGGGAAGCCCTGCTGGATGAAGAAGAGGACATCGTGGTCATCTACAACAGAGTGCCCAAAACGGCCAGCACGTCCTTCACCAACATCGCTTACGACCTGTGCAGCAGGAACCACTACCACGTTCTGCACATCAACACCACCAAAAACAACCCCGTCATGTCCCTGCAGGACCAG GTGCGGTTTGTTAAGAACGTGACATCATGGAAGGAGATGAAGCCAGCGTTCTACCACGGCCATGTTTCATTTCTGGACTTTACGAA ATTTGGTGTTCCAAAGAAGCCCGTTTACATCAATATAATCCGAGACCCTATTGAGCGCCTGGTGTCTTACTACTACTTCCTCCGCTTCGGAGACGACTACAGACCTGGCCTGAGGCGCAGGAAACAAGGTGACAAGAAG ACGTTTGACGAGTGCGTAGCTGCCGGAGGATCCGACTGTGCTCCGGAGAAGCTCTGGCTTCAGATTCCTTTCTTCTGTGGTCATTACTCCGAGTGTTG GAACATAGGCAGCCGCTGGGCTTTGGAGCAGGCCAAGTATAACCTGGTGAACGAGTACATGCTGGTTGGAGTGACGGAGGAGCTGGAGGACTTTGTGATGATGCTGGAAGCCATACTGCCACGCTTTTTTAAAGGGGCCACCGAGCTCTACAGAACAG gaaaaaaatcccacctTAGGAAAACCACTGAGAAAAAGCCCCCCACTAAAGAGTCCATAGCCAGGCTGCAGCAGTCGGCCATCTGGAAGATGGAGAACGAGTTCTACGAATTTGCGCTCGAGCAGTTCCAGTTCGCTCGTGCCCACGCGGTGCGGGAAAAGGACGGAGAGCTTTACCTGCTGGCGCAGAACTTCTTCTACGAGAAAATCTATCCCAAAACTACGTGA
- the lmo4 gene encoding LIM domain transcription factor LMO4: MTGDLQKRGCLSLKQCVGCGQRISDQFLLFALDGYWHCHCLTCSCCCAPLAQIGSSCFTRSGMILCRSDYIRLFGTGGVCRGCRSSIPAGEMMMKAKSYRFHIKCFVCSVCRKQLEPGDRFHCEHGKLFCDQDKPPASDFSQANLNGSALDGHSADQRDH, translated from the exons ATGACCGGAGATCTGCAGAAGAG AGGCTGTTTGTCGCTGAAGCAGTGTGTTGGATGTGGACAGAGGATTTCTGACCAGTTCCTGCTCTTCGCTCTGGATGGATACTGGCACTGCCACTGTCTCACATGCTCCTGCTGCTGCGCCCCGCTGGCACAGATCGGCTCCTCCTGCTTCACCAGGAGTGGCATGATCCTCTGCAGGAGTGATTATATTAG GTTGTTTGGTACGGGTGGAGTGTGTAGAGGCTGCAGGAGCTCCATTCCTGCTGGAGAAATGATGATGAAGGCGAAGAGCTACAGGTTCCATATCAAG TGCTTCGTTTGCTCGGTCTGTCGGAAGCAGCTCGAACCTGGTGATCGTTTTCACTGTGAGCATGGAAAGCTGTTCTGTGATCAGGACAAACCCCCTGCGTCTGATTTCAGCCAGGCGAACCTTAACGGTTCAGCCCTGGATGGACACTCAGCCGATCAGAGGGATCACTAA